A single genomic interval of Camelina sativa cultivar DH55 chromosome 11, Cs, whole genome shotgun sequence harbors:
- the LOC104723816 gene encoding COP9 signalosome complex subunit 8, whose translation MDLSSVKEALAEKSFEKIADICDNLMLQVSTEGIAFHDDWPYAIHLLGYFYVDDCDSARFLWKMIPSSIKERKPEVVAAWTIGQKLWTRDYAGVYEAIRGYDWSQEAKDMVAAFSDLYTKRMFQLLLSAYSTITIRDLALFLGMTEDDATTYVVENGWTVDATSQMVTVKKQAVKREQKVDSSKLQRLTEYVFHLEH comes from the exons ATGGATCTCTCTTCTGTTAAGGAAGCTTTAGCCGAAAAATCCTTTGAGAAAATCGCCGATATCTGCGATAATCTCATGCTTCAG GTTTCTACCGAAGGAATTGCGTTTCATGATGACTGGCCTTACGCAATCCATCTTCTGGGTTACTTTTACGTCGACGATTG TGATAGCGCTCGTTTCCTCTGGAAAATGATACCTTCATCTATCAAGGAGAGGAAGCCTGAAGTTGTTGCAGCTTGGACGATTGGTCAGAAGCTATGGACACGTGACTACGCAGGTGTATATGAAGCTATTCGTGGTTATGATTGGAGTCAAGAAGCTAAAGATATGGTTGCTGCTTTCTCAG ATCTTTACACAAAAAGGATGTTTCAGCTTTTGTTGTCGGCCTACTCCACAATAACCATCCGTGATTTGGCCCTTTTCCTGGGGATGACAGAGGATGATGCCACAACTT ATGTTGTAGAGAATGGTTGGACAGTGGATGCAACTTCTCAAATGGTGACTGTGAAGAAACAAGCTGTTAAAAGAGAGCAAAAGGTGGATTCATCGAAGCTGCAACGCTTGACGGAGTATGTGTTCCACCTTGAACATTAA